A single Chlamydia suis DNA region contains:
- the mgtE gene encoding magnesium transporter: MDSKTSHLDDELSFKLEEAFDTLTAGEHSQDLTSIVSAYNPIDLAYAVSCLPSDSRSILYKSLDSVASKIAFIINTDSASRWAIFRNLSDGEICALIEQMPPDEAIWVLDDIPDRRYRRILDLIDVKKALKIRDLQKHGRNTAGRLMTNEFFAFLMETTVKEVATCIRNNPGVDLTRLVFVLDFKGELQGFVTDRSLIIASPEMPLKQIMRPIEHKVLADATREEVVDLVERYKVAVLPVVDEENFLIGAITYEDVVETIEDIADETIARMAGTTEDVGYHDCHVVQRFLLRAPWLLITLCAGLVSASVMAYFQKIAPALLAMVIFFIPLVNGLSGNVGVQCSTILVRSMATGTLSFGRRRETILKEMSIGLLTGVALGILCGLVVCCMGCLGLGLFSTGGVQLGVTVSVGILGASLTATTLGVLSPFFFAKIGVDPALASGPIVTALNDIMSMVIFLLITGTLNALFFQ, from the coding sequence ATGGACTCTAAAACTAGTCATCTTGATGACGAATTGAGTTTTAAGCTAGAGGAAGCTTTTGATACCTTAACGGCTGGGGAGCATTCGCAGGATCTTACATCCATAGTAAGTGCGTATAATCCTATAGACCTGGCTTATGCAGTGTCTTGTCTTCCCTCCGATTCTCGTTCTATTCTTTACAAAAGCCTCGATAGTGTGGCGTCTAAAATAGCTTTTATTATTAACACGGACTCTGCTTCGCGGTGGGCGATCTTTCGTAATTTGTCAGATGGGGAGATTTGTGCGCTTATAGAGCAGATGCCTCCTGATGAAGCTATCTGGGTTTTGGATGATATTCCTGATCGGCGATATCGAAGAATTTTAGATTTAATAGACGTTAAAAAAGCTCTGAAAATCCGCGATTTGCAAAAGCATGGCAGGAATACCGCTGGGCGGTTAATGACGAATGAGTTCTTTGCTTTTTTAATGGAAACAACTGTTAAAGAAGTGGCGACTTGCATACGAAATAACCCCGGGGTTGATCTAACCAGACTCGTGTTTGTTTTAGATTTTAAAGGAGAATTGCAAGGGTTTGTGACAGATAGAAGCTTGATCATAGCTTCTCCTGAGATGCCTTTAAAACAGATCATGCGTCCTATAGAGCACAAGGTGTTGGCAGACGCTACAAGAGAAGAGGTTGTAGATCTTGTAGAACGGTATAAAGTTGCGGTCCTCCCTGTAGTGGACGAAGAGAATTTTTTGATTGGAGCTATTACTTACGAAGACGTAGTTGAAACAATAGAGGACATCGCTGATGAGACCATTGCAAGAATGGCGGGTACAACAGAAGATGTCGGATATCATGATTGTCATGTTGTGCAAAGATTTTTATTACGGGCCCCATGGTTGCTTATCACTTTATGCGCGGGACTTGTCAGCGCTTCTGTGATGGCTTATTTTCAAAAAATTGCACCAGCGCTTTTAGCAATGGTGATCTTCTTTATCCCTCTGGTTAATGGGCTTTCTGGGAATGTCGGGGTACAGTGTAGTACGATACTGGTTCGCAGCATGGCAACGGGGACTCTTTCCTTTGGAAGACGAAGAGAGACGATTCTCAAAGAAATGAGTATCGGGTTGTTGACGGGTGTCGCGTTGGGCATTCTTTGCGGACTGGTCGTTTGTTGTATGGGATGTCTGGGGTTAGGGTTATTTTCTACAGGAGGGGTGCAGTTGGGGGTCACGGTATCTGTGGGCATACTGGGGGCTTCGTTGACTGCAACGACGCTGGGCGTTCTTTCACCTTTCTTTTTTGCAAAAATTGGCGTGGATCCGGCTTTAGCTTCCGGTCCAATCGTTACCGCTCTTAACGATATAATGTCCATGGTTATTTTTCTTTTGATTACAGGCACTTTAAACGCTTTGTTTTTCCAATAG